In the genome of Stomoxys calcitrans chromosome 4, idStoCalc2.1, whole genome shotgun sequence, the window TAGGAGAAATTTCTTTAATTAATAGAATTGTTAGATGATCATGATTAACTATATTAATATTAtctcttttatctttttttagaGCTGCTTATACTTTGTATTTATATGCTTATAGACAACATGGAAAGGTTTTTTCTGGAGTTTACTCTTTTAGAGGAGGAAAAGTTCGAGagtatttacttttatttttacattgatTTCCTTTAAATCTATTAATTTTAAAGagagatatatgtatattatgATTATGTTtaaatagtttaaaaaaaaatattgatttgtgGTGTCAATGATAAGATTATGTCTTTTTAAATCGTGAAATATTTATCAATTTGTACaattagatttttttcattatttttttgtagATTATTATCATTTACAATaggaataatttttattataaatgattattcaatttttattgaatgagAAGTTGTATCTTTAAATTCTATAATAATTGTAATAACTATTTTATTAGATTGAATaagattaatttttatatcttttgttttaataatttcttctttagtaattttttatagaaaagaaTATATAGAAAGTGATTATAAAATTAATCGATTTATTATATTAGTATTAATATTTGTTACTTCTataatattattaattattagTCCAAATTTAATTAGAATTTTATTAGGGTGAGATGGGTTAGGATTAGTATCTTATTGTTTagtaatttattttcaaaatgtaaAATCATATAATGCTGGGATGTTGACTGCTTTATCAAATCGAATTGGTGATGTAGCTTTATTATTAGCAATTGCATGAATATTAAATTATGGGAgttgaaattatattttttatttagaagtaataaaatctaattttgataTAATAATTATTATAAGTTTAGTAATATTAGCTGCTATAACTAAAAGAGCTCAAATTCCATTTTCTTCTTGATTGCCAGCTGCTATAGCTGCTCCAACTCCTGTTTCAGCTTTGGTTCATTCTTCTACTTTAGTTACAGCAGGAGTATATTTATTGATTcggtttaatattttattaagaAATACTTGAATaggaaatttattattattgttatcaGGTTTAACAATATTTATAGCTGGATTAGGAGCTAATTATGAATttgatttaaagaaaattattgcTTTATCAACTTTAAGACAATTAGGTTTAATAATGAGAATTTTATCTATAGGTTTTtataaattagcattttttcatttattaactCATGCTTTATTTAAAGCTTTATTATTCATATGTGCGGGAGCAATTATTCATAACATGAATAATACTCAAGATATTCGTTTAATAGGAAGTTTATCAATAATAATACCTTTAACATCTTCTTGTTTTAATGTAGCTAATTTAGCTTTATGTGGAATACCTTTTTTAGCTGGATTTTATTCAAAAGATTTAATTTTAGAAATAGTATCTTTTTCTTATAttaatcttttttcttttttcttattttttttttctactggATTAACAGTATGTTATTCTTTTCGATTGGTATTTTATACAATAACTGGAGAttcaaatttttcttctttaaatatattaaatgaTGAAGGTTGAGTTATATTAAAAAGTATAATAGGTTTattaattttaagaatttttgggGGGAGTATATTAAGATGATTAATTTTTCCAAGTCCTATAGTAATTATTTTACCTAAAACTTTAAAGTTATTAACATTATTTGTTTGTATTATTGGAGGAATAGTAGGATATTTAATTTCTAATGtgtcattattttttataaataaggcATTAAATAATTATAAATCTTCTTATTTTTTAGGTTCAATATGATTTATACCTTATATTTCAACTTATGGAATTATTAATTATCCTTTAATTGTAGGTAAATTAAGAGTTAAATCTTTTGATCAAGGTTGATCTGAATATTTTGGAGGACAACAACTTTATTataatttagtaaaaaattctCAGTTAAAtcaaatattacaaaataataatttaaaaatttatttattgagttttattttctgagtaattattttatatatgtatataatttatttttattcaaatagcTTATATTTAGAGTATGACACTGAAGATGTTATGGAGATTAATTTAATCTTTGAatattgtgaatattttttagtaatttataaaataaaattatttaattttacaatgaaaatgtaatgttttatttttaaactatATAAATAGAAGTATAAATGGAATTTAACcattaaaagaaaaaagttagCAGCTTTTACTTGAACATCATACTTCTTTAATTGGAGGAATAATCTCAATTCTATCATTAACAGTGATAAGCCGCTTTTTggcttcaattaaaaaaaatccaggATAGAATAAGGGTATATAATACCTAAAATTAGGTCGAAACTAATTGCAATAAATCGCTTCATATTCAAGGTAGATTGAATAAGTCAATACTTTTTGAATGCAAATCAAATGTTATAATTAACTACAACCCTAATTTGATCAGTTTAATATACCTTGATTTCATTCATGATATAAACctaaaagtaaaattaaaataaaaataatagaaGTAATTGTTCAAgttaataaatttgaaaatttgataattaAAATAATAGGGAGAATTAAAGCAATTTcaacatcaaaaattaaaaaaataattgtaattaaaaaaaatcgtaatGAAAATGGAATTCGAGAGGAGGATTTAGGATCAAATCCACATTCAAATGGAGATGCTTTTTCTCGAtctacaattgttttttttgataaaattgatgCTAATAATATTACAATTATTGAAATGATTATAATAATTAAACTAAttgataaaatagaaaaaattatctATACTATCTATGATAGACTATATGATTGgaagtcaaatatactttttatattaTATAGATAATAAATTAACCTCCTCATCAATAAATTGATACATAAAGGAATAATCAAACAATATCAACAAAATGTCAATATCAAGCAGCTGCTTCGAATCCAAAGTGATGATTTATTGAAAAGTGATTATTTAAGTGACGAATTAAACATACTAATAAAAAAGTTGTTCCAATTAATACATGAAGTCCATGAAATCCTGTTGCTATAAAAAATGTAGACCCATAAACAGAATCAGCAATAGTAAAAGGAGCTTCAATATATTCGTATGCTTGAAGTATTGTAAAATATACCCCTAATAATACTGTAAAAAATAATCCTTGAGTAGTTTGTGAATGATTATTTTCTATTAAACTATGATGAGCTCATGTTACTGTAATTCCTGAAGTTAATAAAATTACTGTATTTAATAAAGGAATTTGAAAAGGATTAAAAGGGGTAATTCCTATAGGAGGTCATATTGCTCCAAGTTCAATTGAAGGGGATAAACTTCTAtgaaaaaaagctcaaaaaaaagaaacaaaaaataaaacttcagataaaataaataaaattattcctcATCGTAATCCTGTAGTAACAGCTAAAGTATGAAGTCCTTGAAATGTACTTTCACGTGATACATCTCGTCATCATTGATAAACTGTTAAAATTGTAATAATATTTCCTAATAAAAATAATGAATTATCATATTGATGAAATCATTTTACTAATCCTGCAACTGTAGTTATTGCACCAATTGAAGCAGTTAAAGGTCATGGGCTATAATCTACTAAATGAAATGGGTGATTTGAATGAGTTGACATTAGTTTACTTCACTAGAATATAATGTTCTTAAAACAGCAAATACATAAGATTGAATTATAGCTACAGCTGATTCTAGAACTAATAATGCAATTTGGGTAATTAATAAGAATCCTAGTAAAATAGATGACAATGAAGGACCAGTATTTCCTAGTAATGTAAGTAATAAATGTCCAGCAATTATATTAGCAGTTAATCGAACTGCTAAAGTTCCTGGTCGAATAATATTTCTAATAGTTTCAATACATACTATAAATGGTATAAGAATTGCAGGAGTTCCTTGAGGAACTAAATGAGCAAATATATGTTGAGTATTATTAATTCATCCAAATAATATAAAACATAATCATAAAGGTAAAGCTAatgttaaagttaaagttaaatGACTAGTACTAGTGAAAATGTAAGGAAATAAAcctataaaattattaaaaagaattattgaaaataaagaaacaaaaataaaagtagaaccATTAGCTCCTAAAGGtcctaataaatttttaaattctttgtgAAGAGTTAAAAGAATATTATTTCAGAAAATATGATATCGAGAAGGCATTAATCAATATATAGAAggaattattaaaattcctaaaAATGTTCTTAATCAATTTAATGAAAGATTAAAAATACTAGATGAAGGGTCAAATacagaaaataaatttgttatcaTTTTCAATTTAATGAATTTGTAGAATATGTTTTGTTAATTAAATTAGATTTAGGTATAGAAGGAATATATGAATAATAgtttattatattaaaaatcatGAAAGTGATTGAGAAAATAATAAATAGGCTTAATCAACCAATAGGGGCTATTTGaggaattaaaaaatattaataaattaataattttagTTTGACAAACTAATGTTAtattttaactaattttttaaattcattagAAGTAAGTGCTAATTTACTATAAAATGGTTTAAGAGACCAGTACTTGCTTTCAGTCATCTAATGAAGAattattatttgaaattcatttaataaaataatttactgGAATTCTTTCAATtacaattggtataaaactatGATTTGCTCCACAAATTTCTGAACATTGACCATAAAATAATCCAGGgcgattaattaaaaaattagtttgATTTAATCGACCTGGAGTTCCATCAACTTTTACCCCAAGAGCGGGAACTGTTCATGAATGAATTACATCTGCAGCAGTTACTAAAATTCGAATTTGTGAATTTATAGGTAAAATTACTCGATTATCTACATCTAataatcgaaaattttctaaatttaattCATTTGTTGGAATTATATAAG includes:
- the LOC131996663 gene encoding LOW QUALITY PROTEIN: cytochrome c oxidase subunit 3-like (The sequence of the model RefSeq protein was modified relative to this genomic sequence to represent the inferred CDS: substituted 11 bases at 11 genomic stop codons) → MSTHSNHPFHLVDYSPXPLTASIGAITTVAGLVKXFHQYDNSLFLLGNIITILTVYQXXRDVSRESTFQGLHTLAVTTGLRXGIILFILSEVLFFVSFFXAFFHRSLSPSIELGAIXPPIGITPFNPFQIPLLNTVILLTSGITVTXAHHSLIENNHSQTTQGLFFTVLLGVYFTILQAYEYIEAPFTIADSVYGSTFFIATGFHGLHVLIGTTFLLVCLIRHLNNHFSINHHFGFEAAAXYXHFVDIVXLFLYVSIY
- the LOC131996659 gene encoding LOW QUALITY PROTEIN: NADH-ubiquinone oxidoreductase chain 5-like (The sequence of the model RefSeq protein was modified relative to this genomic sequence to represent the inferred CDS: substituted 4 bases at 4 genomic stop codons), with the translated sequence MLTALSNRIGDVALLLAIAXILNYGSXNYIFYLEVIKSNFDIIIIISLVILAAITKRAQIPFSSXLPAAIAAPTPVSALVHSSTLVTAGVYLLIRFNILLRNTXIGNLLLLLSGLTIFIAGLGANYEFDLKKIIALSTLRQLGLIMRILSIGFYKLAFFHLLTHALFKALLFICAGAIIHNMNNTQDIRLIGSLSIIIPLTSSCFNVANLALCGIPFLAGFYSKDLILEIVSFSYINLFSFFLFFFSTGLTVCYSFRLVFYTITGDSNFSSLNILNDEG